The Agromyces mangrovi genome contains a region encoding:
- a CDS encoding phage tail sheath family protein produces the protein MADRFLSPGVFVREVPQPGPPPITPVQTALTGFVGGATAGPHDEPVSVASWGEFARTFGGVTARSHLGYSVRDFFRNGGRRAIVVRVGAGDGTVADDDVLGADVPAPRGLHALAVSEHLGLLVVPPYASAGVARRGDPLAAFGVGESVIAAAVDFATRRRATAVLDAPAALAPRTATAADFAAFPDSPDAAVYAPRVTGADPLRPADTVRAPSGAIAGLIARTDATRGVWKAPAGTDAALAGIGGLEASVHQHEIEALTQLRVNALRAAGDGSVLVWGARTRSTDPEWRYLPVRRTVRFLEESIERGLAWTVFEPNDANLQARVRAMVERFLDDLFRAGAFRGQSAREAYTVRADASTTTPADVAAGRLNVLIGVALTAPAEFTVTRLTARTAVTP, from the coding sequence ATGGCCGATCGGTTCCTGTCGCCGGGCGTGTTCGTGCGCGAGGTGCCGCAACCCGGACCGCCGCCGATCACGCCGGTCCAGACCGCGCTCACGGGGTTCGTGGGCGGCGCGACGGCGGGCCCGCACGACGAGCCGGTGTCGGTCGCGAGCTGGGGCGAGTTCGCCCGCACGTTCGGCGGGGTCACGGCGCGCAGCCACCTCGGCTACTCGGTGCGCGACTTCTTCCGCAACGGCGGGCGACGCGCGATCGTGGTGCGGGTCGGGGCCGGCGACGGGACGGTCGCAGACGACGACGTGCTCGGCGCCGACGTGCCCGCACCCCGCGGCCTCCACGCCCTCGCGGTCTCAGAGCACCTCGGACTCCTGGTCGTGCCGCCGTACGCCTCAGCCGGGGTCGCGCGACGCGGCGACCCGCTCGCGGCGTTCGGCGTCGGCGAGTCCGTGATCGCCGCCGCCGTCGACTTCGCCACGCGCCGCCGCGCGACCGCGGTGCTCGACGCACCCGCCGCCCTCGCCCCGCGAACCGCCACCGCTGCCGACTTCGCCGCCTTCCCCGACAGCCCGGACGCCGCGGTGTACGCGCCGCGCGTGACCGGCGCCGATCCGCTCCGACCGGCCGACACCGTGCGCGCGCCGTCGGGCGCGATCGCGGGCCTCATCGCGCGCACCGATGCGACGCGCGGCGTGTGGAAGGCGCCGGCGGGCACGGATGCCGCCCTGGCGGGCATCGGCGGCCTCGAGGCATCCGTGCACCAACACGAGATCGAGGCGCTCACGCAGCTGCGGGTGAACGCGCTGCGCGCCGCGGGCGACGGCTCGGTGCTCGTGTGGGGCGCGCGCACCCGCTCGACCGATCCCGAGTGGCGGTACCTGCCCGTGCGCCGCACGGTGCGCTTCCTCGAGGAGAGCATCGAGCGCGGCCTCGCCTGGACGGTGTTCGAGCCGAACGACGCGAACCTGCAGGCGCGCGTGCGCGCGATGGTCGAGCGCTTCCTCGACGACCTGTTCCGGGCCGGCGCCTTCCGCGGCCAGAGCGCCCGAGAGGCCTACACGGTGCGGGCGGATGCCTCGACGACGACGCCCGCCGACGTCGCC